In the genome of Lynx canadensis isolate LIC74 chromosome F1, mLynCan4.pri.v2, whole genome shotgun sequence, one region contains:
- the MPZ gene encoding myelin protein P0, which produces MAPGAPSSSPSPILAALLFSSLVLPLAQAIVVYTDKEVHGAVGSKVTLHCSFWSSEWISDDISFTWRYQPEGGRDAISIFHYAKGQPYIDEVGTFKERIQWVGDPHWKDGSIVIHNLDYSDNGTFTCDVKNPPDIVGKTSQVTLYVFEKVPTRYGVVLGAVIGGVLGVVLLLLLLFYVTRYCWLRRQAALQRRLSAMEKGKLHKAAKDSKRGRQTPALYAMLDHSRSTKAASEKKAKGLGESRKDKK; this is translated from the exons ATGGCTCCTGGGGCTCCCTCGTCCAGCCCCAGTCCTATCCTGGCTGCGCTGCTCTTCTCCTCTTTGG TGCTCCCCCTGGCCCAGGCCATTGTGGTTTACACGGACAAGGAGGTCCATGGCGCTGTGGGCTCCAAGGTGACCTTGCACTGCTCGTTCTGGTCCAGCGAGTGGATCTCAGATGACATCTCCTTTACCTGGCGCTACCAGCCCGAAGGGGGCCGCGATGCTATCTCG ATCTTCCACTATGCCAAGGGACAACCCTACATTGACGAGGTGGGGACCTTCAAAGAGCGCATCCAGTGGGTAGGGGACCCTCACTGGAAGGATGGCTCTATTGTCATACACAACCTGGACTACAGTGACAACGGCACTTTCACCTGTGACGTCAAAAACCCACCAGACATAGTGGGCAAGACTTCTCAGGTCACACTCTATGTCTTTGAAAAAG TGCCTACGAGGTACGGGGTGGTGCTGGGAGCCGTGATCGGGGGTGTCTTGGGGGTggtgctgttgctgctgctgcttttctaTGTGACCCGATACTGCTGGCTACGCAGACAGGCGGCCCTGCAGAGGAGGCTCAG CGCCATGGAGAAGGGGAAATTGCACAAGGCTGCGAAGGACTCGAAGCGCGGCCGGCAG ACGCCAGCGCTGTATGCCATGCTGGACCACAGCAGAAGCACCAAAGCTGCCAGTGAAAAGAAGGCCAAGGGGCTGGGGGAGTCTCGCAAGGATAAGAAATAG